The following are from one region of the Nitrospira defluvii genome:
- a CDS encoding sulfate ABC transporter substrate-binding protein, which translates to MRTTGHIITTLVLSVLTFWGLFTFPAASSHAAETRDLILAAYSVPKEAYERHIIPAFQRYWKQKTGQDVRVRSSYGASGAQARAIIGGFDADVAVLSLEGDVDQITKAGLITHDWRKAPHGGMISASVVALGVRKGNPKGVKGWEDAARPGVEVLYPNPKTSGGAMWDVIAIYGAGLKLAEQRAGKPVAPEAAATQAVDLLTRIQRNVKVMDKSGRESVTTFERGVGDVIVTYENELLPRVKSGRPYEIIVPAETVWIENPAAVVDTYADRHKARDLAEAFVTFLHGPEAQAAFIELGFRPLDRDVAAPASGTALPQPARLFTIAELGGWDQVSTKLFGPQGLWTKIVEDVSRK; encoded by the coding sequence ATGCGTACCACCGGCCATATCATCACAACACTCGTACTCAGCGTCCTCACATTCTGGGGCCTATTCACGTTCCCGGCGGCATCGAGCCACGCAGCCGAGACGCGGGATTTGATTCTGGCTGCTTACAGCGTGCCGAAGGAAGCGTACGAGCGCCACATCATTCCCGCCTTTCAGCGCTACTGGAAGCAGAAGACAGGACAGGATGTCCGCGTGCGCAGCTCCTATGGCGCCTCCGGTGCCCAGGCGCGCGCGATCATCGGCGGATTCGATGCGGATGTCGCCGTGCTCTCGCTGGAAGGTGATGTCGATCAAATCACCAAAGCCGGCCTGATCACGCATGACTGGAGAAAGGCCCCGCATGGCGGCATGATCTCCGCCTCGGTCGTGGCGCTCGGCGTCCGGAAAGGCAATCCCAAAGGCGTGAAGGGCTGGGAAGATGCGGCTCGGCCCGGCGTTGAAGTCTTGTATCCCAATCCCAAAACCTCCGGCGGCGCCATGTGGGATGTGATCGCAATTTATGGCGCAGGACTGAAACTGGCCGAGCAGCGGGCGGGAAAACCGGTGGCTCCGGAAGCGGCCGCGACGCAAGCAGTCGACTTGCTGACCCGCATTCAGCGCAACGTGAAAGTCATGGACAAGAGCGGCCGCGAATCGGTGACGACCTTCGAGCGCGGCGTCGGCGATGTAATCGTGACCTATGAAAACGAACTGTTGCCGCGCGTCAAAAGCGGCCGCCCCTACGAGATCATTGTGCCGGCCGAAACCGTGTGGATCGAAAATCCCGCCGCAGTCGTTGACACCTATGCCGATCGGCATAAGGCCAGGGATCTGGCCGAAGCGTTTGTCACCTTCCTCCATGGACCAGAGGCACAAGCCGCGTTTATCGAGCTGGGATTCCGGCCGTTGGATCGTGACGTAGCGGCTCCTGCCTCCGGTACCGCACTGCCCCAACCGGCCCGCCTCTTTACGATCGCGGAGCTCGGCGGATGGGATCAGGTCAGCACCAAGTTGTTCGGCCCCCAAGGGCTGTGGACGAAGATTGTCGAAGACGTATCAAGAAAGTAG
- the cysT gene encoding sulfate ABC transporter permease subunit CysT, with protein MTSHLLVSVALRSAAVGYVLLLIFLPLAALAQQSVAAGWDRFIQDLSAPQAAAALWLTVETAAIATAINAVFGTLSALVLVRYEFPGRWLLNALVDLPFAIPTLVAGLMIAAIYGPTSVIGTWLQQGGLTVLYNQPGIILAMLFVTMPFTIRSLQPVLMGLERDQEEAAFTLGASPWMTFWKVTVPSVLPGLLTGVFLTFVRALGEFGSIVIVAGNIPMKTQVASVYVYGEIESYNPQAATSVSVLILLISFVVLLLLERLTRRPGERLPQLFRWSSRNEQPGQDSAVPTAAH; from the coding sequence TTGACCTCTCATCTGTTAGTCAGTGTGGCGCTCCGGTCCGCGGCGGTCGGCTACGTGCTGCTGTTGATCTTTCTGCCTCTGGCGGCCCTCGCGCAACAGTCCGTCGCCGCAGGCTGGGATCGCTTCATCCAGGATTTGTCGGCACCACAAGCCGCGGCGGCACTCTGGCTGACCGTAGAAACTGCCGCCATTGCGACGGCCATCAATGCCGTCTTCGGCACCTTGTCGGCCCTTGTACTCGTGCGGTACGAATTTCCCGGTCGCTGGCTCTTGAACGCCCTGGTCGATCTGCCATTCGCCATTCCCACCCTTGTGGCCGGACTGATGATTGCCGCCATCTATGGGCCGACCAGCGTCATCGGCACCTGGCTCCAGCAGGGTGGCCTGACGGTGCTGTACAACCAGCCCGGCATCATTCTGGCCATGCTGTTTGTCACCATGCCGTTTACGATCCGTTCACTTCAGCCGGTGCTGATGGGACTCGAACGCGATCAGGAGGAAGCGGCGTTCACCCTCGGAGCGAGCCCCTGGATGACCTTCTGGAAGGTAACGGTCCCCTCCGTCCTACCAGGCCTATTAACCGGCGTGTTCCTGACCTTTGTTCGGGCGCTGGGCGAGTTCGGCTCGATCGTCATCGTGGCGGGCAATATCCCGATGAAGACACAGGTCGCGTCGGTGTACGTGTACGGAGAAATCGAAAGCTACAACCCGCAGGCGGCGACATCCGTCTCCGTGTTGATTCTGCTCATTTCGTTTGTGGTGCTGCTGCTGCTGGAACGGCTGACCCGGCGTCCCGGTGAACGGTTGCCTCAACTGTTTCGCTGGTCGAGTCGGAATGAGCAACCGGGCCAGGATTCGGCAGTGCCGACGGCTGCGCACTGA
- a CDS encoding sulfate ABC transporter permease — translation MRWLLIGIVWLYFLVLLVGPILYMASQSFSEGLAAFWAEISRPEALHGFTLTAEITLIVLVLNLVFGTMTALVLARQQFWGRSLVSGVIDLPFAVSPVIAGFMLILLFGPDTMLGALFGQAHIKVLFALPAMILATLFVTFPFMVRELTPLLQTLGTEEEEAARTLGANEWQVFLKVTLPALRWGLVYGATLTVARAIGEFGAVLVVSGNILLLTQTATLHIYQSYVDFNYVAANAVALTLLAVSFAILTVLEIAKARAETTVAEAGAQ, via the coding sequence ATGCGTTGGTTGTTGATCGGGATTGTCTGGCTCTATTTTCTAGTCCTTTTGGTGGGCCCGATCCTCTACATGGCGAGCCAGAGCTTCAGCGAAGGGCTGGCAGCCTTCTGGGCGGAAATTTCCCGGCCAGAGGCACTGCACGGCTTTACGCTCACCGCTGAGATCACGTTGATCGTGCTGGTGCTGAACCTCGTCTTCGGCACCATGACGGCGCTGGTATTGGCACGGCAACAGTTCTGGGGCCGCAGTCTGGTCAGTGGCGTGATCGACCTGCCCTTTGCCGTGTCGCCCGTGATCGCCGGATTCATGCTGATCCTACTTTTTGGGCCGGACACCATGCTGGGCGCCTTGTTCGGCCAGGCTCACATCAAGGTACTCTTCGCGCTGCCCGCCATGATTCTCGCCACCCTGTTCGTGACCTTTCCGTTCATGGTGCGGGAACTCACGCCACTGTTGCAGACCCTGGGCACCGAGGAAGAAGAGGCGGCGCGCACGTTGGGCGCCAACGAGTGGCAGGTCTTTCTCAAGGTGACCCTCCCTGCCTTGCGCTGGGGGCTGGTCTATGGTGCGACCCTCACCGTTGCGCGGGCGATCGGCGAATTCGGGGCCGTATTAGTAGTGTCGGGGAACATTCTGCTGCTCACGCAGACCGCCACCTTGCATATCTATCAAAGTTATGTCGATTTCAATTATGTGGCGGCTAATGCCGTGGCCTTGACCCTGCTCGCCGTCTCTTTCGCGATCCTCACGGTGCTGGAGATTGCGAAGGCCAGAGCGGAGACGACCGTCGCGGAAGCGGGAGCGCAGTAA
- a CDS encoding ABC transporter ATP-binding protein — protein sequence MKIEVRGLTKKFGSGTAVGNVSFVVNEGELLGLLGPSGSGKTTVLRLIAGLEVPTSGDIFIDGKRVNDLTVQERNIGFVFQHYALFKHLTVFDNIAFGLKIKKWNRHDIEQRVLELLALMSLDGLGSRYPHQLSGGQRQRVAIARALAPRPSVLLMDEPFGAVDAKVRQELREWLIRLHTDLNVTSLFVTHDQEEAMEVSGRIIVFSKGKLEQAGSPADVYEEPATEFVARFIGSMNIVEGIVRRGQVQVGSLEFPAPGFSDGQKLQVGFRPYYVKVAEDATRYRQQAKLRHIYFLGVAYRLEIETADGLILRSRMNKEEFRRCNFVVGQAVSFAVTHFRILPQESAGPSSEAKPGSPITGPLTP from the coding sequence GTGAAAATAGAAGTACGCGGGCTCACCAAGAAATTCGGTTCCGGAACGGCGGTCGGCAATGTCTCGTTCGTGGTGAACGAAGGTGAACTGCTCGGCCTGCTCGGCCCAAGCGGCAGCGGAAAAACCACGGTGTTGCGGTTGATTGCCGGCCTGGAAGTTCCAACGTCTGGTGACATCTTTATCGACGGCAAACGCGTCAACGACCTGACCGTGCAGGAACGCAACATCGGCTTCGTGTTCCAACATTACGCCCTCTTCAAACACCTGACGGTCTTCGACAACATCGCCTTCGGCCTCAAGATCAAGAAGTGGAACCGGCACGATATCGAACAGCGCGTCTTGGAGTTGCTCGCCCTCATGAGCCTGGACGGACTGGGCAGTCGCTACCCGCACCAACTCTCCGGTGGGCAACGTCAGCGTGTCGCCATCGCGCGGGCACTCGCGCCACGTCCTTCCGTGCTGTTGATGGACGAACCGTTCGGCGCGGTCGATGCCAAGGTGCGGCAGGAGCTACGCGAGTGGCTCATCCGCCTGCATACGGATTTGAATGTCACCAGTCTCTTCGTCACTCACGATCAGGAAGAAGCGATGGAAGTGTCCGGCCGCATCATCGTGTTCTCCAAAGGCAAGCTGGAACAGGCCGGCTCGCCCGCCGACGTCTACGAAGAACCGGCCACGGAATTTGTGGCGCGCTTTATCGGGTCGATGAACATCGTGGAAGGCATCGTGCGGCGCGGGCAGGTGCAGGTGGGCTCACTGGAATTCCCCGCTCCAGGATTCTCCGACGGCCAGAAGCTCCAAGTCGGCTTCCGCCCGTACTACGTGAAGGTCGCCGAAGATGCGACCCGCTACCGTCAGCAGGCCAAACTCCGCCACATTTATTTTCTCGGGGTCGCGTACCGGCTGGAGATCGAAACCGCGGACGGATTGATTCTCCGCTCGCGCATGAACAAAGAAGAGTTTCGCCGCTGCAATTTTGTCGTCGGGCAAGCCGTCTCGTTTGCCGTCACCCACTTCCGCATCCTGCCCCAAGAAAGCGCCGGGCCATCAAGCGAAGCCAAACCCGGCAGCCCCATCACGGGACCGCTGACGCCGTAG
- a CDS encoding enoyl-ACP reductase FabI, which yields MLLEGKKGLIIGVANKHSIAWAIAQAAAREGAQMLFSYQNERLRENVEELVQTLPGASACVCDVGDDGQIAAMMKQASEKLGRLDFVVHSLAFAPREELSGEFVNTTRQGFATALDVSAYSLVAVTRAAMPLMTEGGSVVTLTYLGSERVVPHYNVMGVAKAALEATVRYLAHDLGPKNIRVNAVSAGPIKTLAARGVSGISKMVDHHRAFAPLRRATEQGEVGDTALFLVSPLGRGITGEVIYVDGGYHILGSLASVE from the coding sequence ATGTTGTTAGAAGGTAAAAAAGGACTCATTATCGGCGTGGCCAATAAGCACAGTATCGCCTGGGCCATCGCCCAGGCTGCGGCGCGCGAGGGCGCCCAGATGCTGTTCAGCTATCAGAATGAGCGGTTGCGCGAAAACGTTGAAGAATTGGTGCAGACCCTGCCGGGTGCGTCGGCCTGCGTCTGCGACGTCGGCGATGACGGTCAGATCGCCGCAATGATGAAACAGGCCTCGGAGAAACTCGGCCGGTTGGATTTTGTTGTCCATTCCCTGGCCTTTGCCCCGCGTGAGGAACTCAGCGGAGAATTTGTGAACACCACCCGCCAGGGATTCGCGACGGCCCTCGATGTGAGCGCCTATTCCCTCGTGGCGGTGACGCGGGCGGCGATGCCGTTGATGACGGAAGGCGGTTCAGTCGTCACGCTGACCTATCTCGGCAGCGAGCGGGTCGTCCCGCACTACAATGTCATGGGCGTGGCCAAAGCCGCGCTGGAGGCCACGGTGCGGTATCTGGCCCACGATCTTGGTCCCAAGAACATTCGGGTCAATGCCGTGTCTGCCGGGCCGATCAAGACGTTGGCGGCGCGCGGCGTGTCCGGGATCAGCAAGATGGTCGATCATCATCGGGCCTTCGCGCCGTTGCGGCGGGCGACCGAGCAGGGCGAAGTCGGCGATACGGCGCTGTTCCTCGTGAGTCCTTTGGGTCGCGGTATCACCGGAGAGGTGATCTACGTCGATGGGGGCTACCATATTCTCGGGTCGCTGGCGTCCGTCGAGTAA
- the bcp gene encoding thioredoxin-dependent thiol peroxidase — translation MAIELEVGTKAPDFSLPDQDGKRVTLKSFKGKQVVLYFYPKDDTSGCTKEACDFRDSLGPITKAGAVVVGVSKDGQAAHQKFIAKYGLPFALLSDEDAAVCTAYGVYKEKSMYGRTYMGIERSTFVIDATGRIKALFRKVKVPGHVDEVLAAVKA, via the coding sequence ATGGCGATTGAATTAGAGGTGGGCACCAAAGCCCCGGATTTCTCCTTGCCTGACCAGGATGGCAAGCGTGTCACGTTGAAGAGTTTCAAGGGAAAGCAGGTCGTCTTGTACTTCTATCCCAAAGACGATACTTCCGGTTGCACCAAAGAAGCGTGTGATTTTCGCGATTCCCTCGGGCCCATTACCAAGGCCGGTGCGGTGGTGGTCGGGGTCAGTAAGGATGGACAAGCCGCACACCAGAAGTTTATTGCCAAGTACGGCTTACCCTTTGCTTTGTTGAGCGACGAGGACGCGGCGGTCTGTACGGCCTACGGCGTCTACAAAGAGAAGAGCATGTACGGGCGGACATACATGGGGATTGAGCGAAGTACCTTTGTCATTGACGCCACCGGACGGATCAAAGCTTTGTTTCGGAAGGTCAAAGTCCCGGGACATGTGGACGAAGTGTTGGCGGCGGTGAAGGCCTAG
- a CDS encoding tetratricopeptide repeat protein, whose translation MKVSCWIALFVLVLSVGACSHSKPKPLVPLELAYGAKAETIALNSQATQAFLTGQMAEAKNLFAQVVAAAPDSGQAHYNYALTLNALGQTDQARQEFITAANLAPGDKVIWDSPALRPFGNPAAPKGPAREHPYGTSRPTVGSGPR comes from the coding sequence ATGAAAGTCAGTTGTTGGATTGCCTTGTTTGTGCTCGTACTGTCGGTGGGGGCTTGCAGCCACTCAAAACCAAAACCGCTCGTTCCGTTGGAATTGGCCTATGGCGCCAAGGCCGAAACGATTGCGCTCAATAGTCAAGCGACCCAGGCGTTCCTGACCGGTCAAATGGCGGAAGCCAAGAACTTGTTTGCCCAGGTGGTCGCGGCTGCGCCCGACTCGGGGCAGGCCCATTATAATTACGCGCTCACATTGAACGCACTGGGGCAGACTGATCAGGCGCGTCAGGAGTTTATTACGGCAGCGAACCTCGCCCCTGGGGATAAGGTGATTTGGGACTCCCCGGCGCTGCGACCGTTCGGAAACCCTGCAGCGCCAAAGGGGCCGGCGAGGGAGCATCCGTACGGCACGAGCCGGCCCACGGTCGGCAGCGGACCACGTTAG
- a CDS encoding DUF507 family protein, which yields MISDDKASHLAHLVLGALKKSPQCRLTEDDGKVLREIKRVVAAELALDADIDKKVRAKLASYSKQIVEGSAEWEVMYRKTSEEEQKKRAKP from the coding sequence ATGATCAGCGACGACAAAGCCAGCCACCTCGCCCATCTGGTGCTTGGTGCGCTCAAGAAGAGCCCGCAGTGCCGGCTGACCGAGGATGACGGAAAGGTCTTGCGCGAAATCAAGCGCGTGGTGGCGGCGGAACTGGCGTTGGATGCAGACATCGATAAGAAGGTGCGCGCGAAACTGGCGTCCTACTCGAAGCAGATCGTGGAGGGGAGTGCGGAGTGGGAGGTGATGTATCGCAAAACCTCCGAGGAAGAGCAGAAAAAACGCGCAAAGCCGTAA
- a CDS encoding DUF507 family protein: MRLAKERVHHMADSLIARLHELQYLEISGDRKALRDSLEHAMTEELLVEDRLNAEVRRMMQPYERQIEQGQVDYQKMFTMIKQKLVRERGIIL, translated from the coding sequence ATGAGGCTGGCGAAAGAGCGTGTGCACCATATGGCGGATTCGTTGATCGCCCGCTTGCATGAACTGCAGTATCTGGAGATCAGCGGCGATCGAAAAGCACTCCGGGACTCGTTGGAGCACGCGATGACGGAGGAATTGCTGGTGGAAGATCGATTGAATGCCGAAGTGCGCCGGATGATGCAGCCGTATGAACGGCAAATCGAACAGGGGCAGGTCGACTACCAGAAGATGTTCACCATGATCAAGCAAAAGCTGGTGCGGGAACGGGGCATCATTCTATGA
- a CDS encoding cyclophilin-like fold protein, with translation MNTNGTAKRIRITVGGIQLDAELKGNKTAEELYRALPAEGPLNVWGEEFYFKIPGVKDHRETATTQVKVGDVAFWGAGQVLAIFFGRTPMSMGADPVPADRVNVVGRVVGDAAMLRQAMNASTIRVERIESVPTAG, from the coding sequence ATGAACACGAACGGGACAGCGAAGCGGATCCGAATTACAGTCGGCGGGATACAGTTGGACGCCGAGTTGAAGGGGAACAAGACGGCGGAGGAACTCTATCGGGCATTGCCCGCAGAGGGACCGTTGAACGTGTGGGGCGAAGAGTTTTATTTTAAGATTCCCGGCGTCAAAGATCACCGTGAGACGGCCACCACGCAGGTCAAGGTGGGGGACGTGGCATTTTGGGGAGCAGGCCAGGTGTTGGCGATCTTCTTCGGGCGTACGCCGATGAGCATGGGGGCCGACCCGGTGCCGGCTGATCGGGTCAATGTCGTGGGTCGGGTGGTCGGTGATGCCGCAATGCTGCGGCAGGCCATGAACGCCAGTACCATCCGAGTCGAGCGCATCGAATCGGTGCCGACGGCCGGTTGA
- a CDS encoding ribonuclease H-like domain-containing protein: MLTSTFVHLNGIGPATERRLWESGIADWNTFRRETLVPGISPARKVAYDADLSIAQTHLDRHNARYFADCLHSRDHWRLLPTFGARALYLDIETTGLSARDGQVTIVGLYRQGRMRTLIHGDSLTQAAIQDELDQADLLITFFGTVFDIPYLQTCFAGLRVGIPHFDLCFAARRVGLQGGLKSIERELDIARESDLLQLDGLEAVRLWHQYRAGQEAALDQLVRYNAADTRNLEPLAACLYEQLVVRYGPPAPAHRG, translated from the coding sequence ATGTTGACTTCGACATTTGTGCATTTGAACGGCATCGGTCCCGCGACCGAACGGCGACTGTGGGAAAGCGGCATCGCCGACTGGAATACCTTTCGCCGGGAGACGCTGGTGCCGGGCATCTCCCCCGCTCGAAAGGTCGCCTATGACGCGGACCTCTCCATTGCCCAAACTCATCTGGATCGCCACAACGCCCGATATTTTGCCGACTGCCTGCACAGTCGCGACCACTGGCGGTTGCTTCCCACCTTCGGCGCACGCGCACTCTACCTCGATATTGAAACCACCGGACTTTCGGCCCGCGACGGGCAGGTCACCATCGTCGGGCTCTACCGTCAGGGACGCATGCGCACCCTGATCCACGGAGACTCCCTCACGCAGGCAGCGATTCAGGATGAACTGGATCAGGCCGACCTGTTGATCACCTTCTTCGGTACCGTTTTCGATATTCCCTATCTGCAAACCTGTTTTGCCGGCTTGCGGGTTGGGATTCCTCACTTCGATCTCTGCTTTGCCGCCAGACGTGTGGGCCTACAGGGCGGCCTGAAATCAATCGAACGGGAGTTGGACATCGCACGAGAATCGGATCTGCTGCAACTTGATGGGTTGGAAGCGGTGCGACTCTGGCATCAATACCGCGCCGGACAGGAGGCTGCGCTGGATCAACTCGTCCGCTACAACGCGGCCGACACCAGAAATCTGGAGCCCTTGGCGGCCTGCCTCTACGAACAACTCGTCGTGCGGTACGGGCCACCCGCGCCGGCCCACCGCGGATAA
- a CDS encoding PP2C family protein-serine/threonine phosphatase codes for MDGRHDRWEWTGYGQTDRGLIRASNQDAFLVDNRRRLWAVADGMGGHPGGDVASRLVVDTLADFATTLCRSTLSSQKDDEEHRRLLLTTMAEQAHATIRAHAEKNPSCFGMGTTLVMAHLLPLIQPRLLVLHVGDSRAYLIRGSTITQLTRDHTLIEDSIRQGQLTRAQAAYHPDRHVLTRAIGLGSRLECDLVSYDLHSGDLLLLCSDGLTNLLTDEDILTTVLPHPHDAHHSTRALIQAALDRGGIDNVTVVSCTVSESRE; via the coding sequence ATGGACGGCCGACACGACAGGTGGGAATGGACGGGGTACGGACAGACAGATCGAGGCCTGATCCGGGCTAGCAACCAGGATGCGTTCCTGGTCGACAACCGACGCCGGCTCTGGGCCGTGGCGGACGGCATGGGCGGTCATCCCGGAGGGGATGTGGCCAGCCGGTTGGTCGTGGACACCCTCGCAGACTTCGCCACGACCCTCTGCCGTAGCACTCTTTCCAGCCAGAAGGACGACGAAGAGCACAGACGACTTCTCCTCACAACCATGGCGGAACAGGCCCATGCGACCATCCGTGCTCACGCGGAGAAAAACCCATCGTGCTTCGGCATGGGCACCACGCTCGTAATGGCGCACCTGCTTCCCTTGATTCAGCCGCGACTCCTGGTCCTGCACGTCGGCGACAGTCGCGCCTATCTGATTCGCGGAAGCACCATCACTCAACTCACACGGGATCACACGCTGATTGAGGACTCCATCCGGCAAGGGCAATTGACACGAGCACAGGCTGCATACCACCCGGATCGGCACGTGTTGACGCGTGCGATAGGGCTCGGCTCCAGGTTGGAATGCGATCTGGTGTCATATGACCTGCACAGCGGTGACCTCCTGCTGCTCTGCTCAGACGGCCTGACCAACCTACTGACCGATGAGGACATTCTCACAACTGTGCTCCCCCACCCCCACGATGCCCATCACTCGACTCGAGCACTGATCCAGGCAGCGCTCGATCGGGGAGGAATCGACAACGTGACGGTCGTCAGCTGTACCGTGAGTGAATCGCGGGAGTAG
- a CDS encoding nuclear transport factor 2 family protein, whose translation MSAQSLHYRTVVRLYLHGLWLGSLLSVLCVSFAAAAEPVGPEATLRALVQANAERDLATMSKYMSHDADAIGYTIDGRKYVGWPDLASDMRSEFDSVTKLEIPITNLRMWTRGDVAWFAMELNYIRYVDPGDLTQRMILPLRETGVLERRDGRWILVAWHESTRHHDNDNGPAAGTTTLLHRASDAQPAVPNGVDLSGQWEVTEVEDNKKYVASLDAQGNGPYTWQEGQFTTTSYDDRRWQGTWKQTGNDREGAFEVILSEDGREAKGIWWYVRVGTRNNIPPRQHGGTYQWKRLTSPPPAP comes from the coding sequence ATGAGCGCCCAATCCCTCCACTACCGCACAGTTGTCCGATTGTACCTACACGGCCTTTGGCTCGGCTCATTATTGAGCGTCCTCTGCGTTTCCTTCGCCGCAGCGGCAGAACCCGTCGGGCCCGAGGCCACTCTACGTGCCCTGGTGCAAGCGAATGCCGAGCGCGACCTCGCCACGATGTCGAAATACATGTCCCACGATGCGGATGCCATCGGGTATACGATCGACGGACGCAAATATGTCGGTTGGCCGGACCTCGCCAGCGACATGCGCAGTGAATTCGACTCGGTCACCAAACTAGAAATTCCCATCACCAACCTCCGCATGTGGACCAGGGGGGATGTCGCCTGGTTCGCCATGGAATTGAACTATATCCGCTACGTCGACCCAGGGGACCTCACCCAGCGCATGATTCTCCCTCTACGCGAAACGGGCGTGTTGGAGCGACGGGACGGCCGTTGGATCCTCGTGGCTTGGCACGAATCCACTCGCCATCACGACAATGACAACGGACCCGCTGCCGGTACGACCACACTCCTTCATCGCGCATCGGATGCCCAACCGGCTGTGCCGAATGGTGTCGATCTCAGCGGACAATGGGAAGTGACGGAGGTCGAGGACAACAAGAAGTACGTCGCAAGCCTGGATGCCCAGGGGAACGGCCCCTATACCTGGCAGGAAGGACAATTCACGACCACCAGTTACGACGACCGCCGCTGGCAAGGCACCTGGAAACAGACCGGAAACGACCGGGAGGGCGCATTTGAAGTGATTCTCTCGGAAGACGGGCGTGAAGCGAAAGGTATCTGGTGGTATGTGCGTGTCGGTACACGGAACAATATTCCACCTCGACAGCATGGCGGCACCTATCAGTGGAAACGACTCACCTCGCCCCCGCCGGCGCCTTAG